One window of Medicago truncatula cultivar Jemalong A17 chromosome 2, MtrunA17r5.0-ANR, whole genome shotgun sequence genomic DNA carries:
- the LOC25486326 gene encoding F-box protein CPR1: MASDVLPSEILTEIFSRLPPQSLLRFRSTSESLKSIIDSHNFTNLHLKNSLNLNLILGHKTNLFHLHFPNLTTAIPLNHPLSNANGIKLFGSCNGLLCISSKAEITFWNPNIRKHRIIPNLPIPIPQSETKAHYALFTYGFGFDPLSSDYKLIRISWFIDLTNFTFDSYVSLFTSKTNSWKVLPSIEYVICYALTMGVFVENSLHWMMVKKPDGLHQRLIFAFNLTLEVFNEVPFPDEIRGEEVICNRSFEINVADLGGCLCLIVNYQTTKIDVWVMKEYGCKDSWCKLFTLMGSCFVLPVISLIPLGYSSDGKKLLFEVNHKKLVWYDLKSEEVNYIEGIPNFDEAMICVGSLVLPSFPVENCTKKENRTSKSKRRDDFLSRGFKLTL, from the exons ATGGCGAGTGATGTTCTTCCTTCAGAAATACTCACCGAAATCTTCTCCCGCTTACCTCCACAATCACTTCTCCGATTCCGCTCAACTTCAGAATCGCTTAAATCCATAATCGATTCTCACAACTTCACCAACCTTCATCTAAAAAATTCTCTCAATCTCAACCTTATCCTCGGCCACAAAACCAATCTCTTCCACCTCCATTTCCCTAATCTAACCACCGCCATCCCACTCAACCACCCTCTGTCCAACGCCAACGGCATCAAACTCTTCGGTTCATGTAACGGCCTCCTCTGCATTTCCTCCAAAGCCGAAATCACTTTCTGGAACCCTAACATCCGTAAACATCGGATTATCCCTAATCTCCCTATTCCTATTCCTCAATCTGAGACCAAAGCCCACTACGCCTTATTCACTTACGGATTCGGCTTTGATCCTTTATCCTCCGACTACAAGCTTATCAGAATCTCTTGGTTCATCGATTTAACAAACTTTACTTTTGATTCATATGTGAGTCTCTTCACTTCGAAAACAAACTCATGGAAAGTACTTCCTAGCATTGAGTATGTTATTTGCTATGCTCTAACCATGGGGGTTTTTGTTGAGAATTCTCTTCACTGGATGATGGTCAAGAAACCTGATGGGTTACATCAGCGTTTAATTTTCGCGTTTAACCTAACACTTGAGGTTTTCAACGAGGTTCCTTTTCCTGATGAAATAAGAGGTGAAGAGGTTATTTGTAATCGGAGTTTTGAAATTAATGTTGCTGATTTGGGAGGGTGTCTTTGTTTGATTGTGAATTATCAAACTACTAAGATTGATGTATGGGTGATGAAAGAATATGGTTGTAAAGATAGTTGGTGTAAACTTTTTACTTTGATGGGATCGTGTTTCGTTTTACCTGTGATATCTTTGATCCCTTTAGGTTATTCAAGTGATggaaaaaaacttttgtttgaGGTAAATCATAAGAAGCTggtttggtatgatttgaagaGTGAAGAAGTTAATTACATTGAGGGAATTCCAAATTTCGATGAAGCGATGATTTGTGTTGGAAGTCTTGTACTGCCTTCCTTCCCTGTTGAGAATTGTACGAAGAAGGAGAATCGTACAAGCAAGAGCAAGAGAAG ggacgactTCCTGTCCCGAGGATTTAAATTGACCTTGTAA
- the LOC120578017 gene encoding pre-mRNA-splicing factor syf1, producing the protein MCLKYAELERSVGEIERSRGVYVFASKFAHPRSDQDFWNKWREFEVQRGNEDTFREMLRIKRSVSASYIQTHFILPMQKDQTDKAVTIERKVGFASA; encoded by the exons ATGTGTTTGAAGTATGCTGAGCTGGAAAGAAGCGTAGGAGAAATTGAACGTTCCCGTGGAGTATATGTATTTGCCTCCAAGTTTGCTCATCCACGGTCCGATCAAGACTTTTGGAATAAGTGGCGTGAATTTGAGGTTCAACGTGGAAATGAAGACACCTTTAGAGAAATGCTTCGAATTAAAAGGAGTGTCTCTGCAAGCTACATCCAG acaCATTTTATATTGCCGATGCAGAAGGATCAAACTGACAAAGCGGTGACAATAGAGAGAAAAGTTGGGTTTGCAAGTGCCTGA
- the LOC25486329 gene encoding F-box protein CPR1, translating into MSDYLLPSDILAEIFSRLPVKSLLRFRSTSKSLKSIIDSHNFTNLQLKNSSLNFNLILRHDTHLYQLHFPTLTTVIPLNHPFTHRNSKSIPLFLLGSCNGLLCISSNNEIAFWNPYIRKHRIIPHLPIPQSDSNLQFAFCVYGFGFDPLSSDYKLVRISWFVDLHNRTFDSYVRLYTSKTNSWKVLPSIDYALSYDNTMGVFVENSNSLHWIMTRKFDNFQPLLIVAFNLTLDIFNEVPLPTKIGGKKVNRSISFQIAVADLGGCLCLIMNYRNQITKIGVWVMKEYGCRDSWCKLFTLMESCFVLPFRFLSPLGYSSDGKKVLLDVNHNMLVWYDLKSQQVSYVEGIPNFDEAMICVGSLVPPSLPADDNHTKENRTRKSKRRDDFLSKGFKLTL; encoded by the exons ATGTCGGATTATCTTCTTCCGTCAGACATACTCGCCGAAATCTTCTCCCGCTTACCAGTAAAATCACTTCTTCGATTCCGCTCAACTTCAAAATCACTTAAATCCATAATCGATTCTCACAACTTCACCAATCTTCAACTCAAAAACTCATCCCTCAATTTCAACCTCATCCTCCGTCACGACACCCATCTCTACCAACTCCATTTCCCTACCCTAACCACCGTCATCCCACTCAACCATCCTTTCACGCATCGTAACAGCAAAAGCATCCCCCTATTCCTTCTCGGTTCATGTAACGGCCTCCTCTGCATTTCCTCCAACAACGAAATCGCTTTCTGGAACCCTTACATCCGTAAACATCGGATTATCCCTCATCTCCCTATTCCTCAATCTGACAGCAATTTGCAATTTGCCTTTTGCGTTTACGGCTTCGGTTTTGATCCTTTGTCCTCTGATTATAAACTTGTCAGAATCTCTTGGTTTGTTGATCTACACAACCGTACTTTTGATTCATATGTCAGACTCTATACCTCAAAAACGAACTCGTGGAAAGTACTTCCTAGTATAGACTATGCTCTTTCCTATGACAATACAATGGGAGTTTTTGTTGAGAATTCTAATTCTCTTCATTGGATAATGACAAGGAAATTTGATAACTTTCAACCTTTGTTAATTGTCGCATTTAACCTCACACTCGATATTTTCAATGAGGTTCCTCTTCCTACTAAAATAGGAGGTAAAAAGGTTAATAGGAGTATAAGTTTTCAAATTGCTGTTGCTGATTTGGGAGGGTGTCtttgtttgattatgaattatCGAAATCAAATTACTAAGATAGGTGTTTGGGTGATGAAAGAATATGGATGTAGAGATAGTTGGTGTAAACTTTTTACTTTGATGGAATCGTGTTTCGTTTTACCTTTTAGATTTTTGAGCCCTTTAGGTTATTCGAGTGATGGAAAAAAGGTTTTGTTGGATGTAAATCATAATATGCTggtttggtatgatttgaagaGTCAGCAAGTTAGTTATGTTGAAGGAATTCCTAATTTCGATGAAGCCATGATTTGTGTTGGAAGTCTTGTACCACCTTCCTTACCTGCTGATGATAATCATACGAAGGAGAATCGTACAAGAAAGAGCAAGAGAAG ggatgacTTCTTGTCCAAAGGATTTAAATTGACATTGTAA
- the LOC25486327 gene encoding F-box protein CPR1 produces MASDVLPSEILTEIFSRLHPQSLLRFRSTSKSLKSIIDSHNFTNLHLKNSHNFNLILRHNTNLYQLHFPNLTTPLPLHHPLSYTKRITLFGSCNGLICISSNTETAFWNPNIRKHQIIPNLPVSIPQSETKIHYAFFTYGFGFDPLSSDYKLIRISWFVDLQNSTFDSYVRLFTSKTNSWKVLPSIDYVLCYALTMGVFVENSLHWITVKNPDGLHPRLIVAFNLTLELFNEVPFPDEI; encoded by the coding sequence atggCGAGTGATGTTCTTCCTTCAGAAATACTCACCGAAATCTTCTCCCGCTTACATCCACAATCACTTCTCCGATTCCGCTCAACTTCAAAATCACTTAAATCCATAATCGATTCTCACAACTTCACCAATCTTCACCTCAAAAACTCTCACAACTTCAACCTCATCCTCCGCCACAACACCAATCTCTATCAACTCCATTTCCCCAACTTAACCACCCCTCTTCCACTCCATCATCCTCTGTCTTACACCAAGCGCATCACACTCTTTGGTTCATGTAACGGCCTCATCTGCATTTCCTCAAACACCGAAACCGCGTTCTGGAACCCTAACATCCGTAAACATCAGATTATCCCTAATCTCCCTGTTTCTATTCCTCAATCTGAAACCAAAATCCACTACGCCTTTTTCACTTACGGATTTGGCTTTGATCCTTTATCCTCCGACTACAAGCTTATCAGAATCTCTTGGTTCGTTGATTTACAAAACTCTACTTTTGATTCATATGTCAGACTCTTCACCTCGAAAACAAACTCGTGGAAAGTACTTCCTAGTATAGACTATGTTCTTTGCTATGCTCTAACCATGGGAGTTTTTGTTGAGAATTCTCTTCATTGGATAACGGTGAAGAATCCTGATGGGTTACATCCCCGTTTAATTGTCGCGTTTAACCTAACACTTGAGCTTTTCAATGAGGTTCCATTTCCTGATGAAATATGA